TAGCCCTGCGACAATTCTGTTTCGAGAGACAAATCGTTGCTTGAGTGCCTTTGTATTGAAGGTGTACTCGGTGATTATTCCACCTCCTTTGTCGCACATCTCTTTTGCCAAAGCCGTGTGAGCAGAGGGATACAAGGTATGATGTCCATGAGCCACGACGGCAACCGTACGTAGCCCACACTCCAAGGCTATCTTATGAGCTGCACAGTCCACCCCATAGGCCAAGCCACTGACAATGACAAGATCCGGACACAAATGAGCCCACTCTACGAAGACCGTACGTAATACATCCTCGGCATAAGGAGACATACGCCTCGTGCCAACAACACTGATCATCGGAGCAGAAGGCACCGTACCTCTCACATAAAGGACTAATGGAGCATCAAAACAAGAGGCCAACATCTTTGGATAAGGTGCTTCACCCCAAAATAGCGGGGTGACAGCCCCCTGCATCCTCTCGATCAAAGCCATCTCTTCCTCTGCGGCTCGATGAGCCGTAGGGCTGTGTAGAGCGGAGACAAGTTTACGTCCCATACCGGGGACTTCCAGCAGTTCATCTGCCGATGCCTCGACGACGGCCGACGCAGAGCCAAAATGCTCTATAAGGGACTGACTGATGATAGAGCCGATCCCATCGACACAACTAAGGGTCAATAAAGCAACCTGTTCCCTACTCCACTCCATAAATTATTATGCCTTCGTCACATAATCAGCGATCATCTCATCGAGATACTCACCTCTGGTAAGTACACCATCCTTGACAACGACGACAGAGATCTTTCCCTTGGCTGCGATCTCCATCGTGCCACAGTTGATGACATCTTGTTCGAAGATCAACTTCGGCCCTTGCTTGTGCAGATTAAGTCCCACAAAAAAGTGATCACCGCTGCGCAAAGACTTTTTGTAGTCGATCTCCACACGTGCCACCATGGCGTCATAACCATTATCGTGCATTCTGGAAAAATTATCCCCAAGGGTCTCTAAAAATTCGTGACGAGCATGCTCCATATACCTCTGATAGTTTGCATTGTTCACCACCCCCTGCAAGTCACATTCGTAGTCTCTCACCTTCATTTCGATGAGGTAAGCATACTTCTTTTCAGGCAGTTTCTTCATCATATAGATTTGCGTGTTTGTATGTTGTTTTCAATATTTCTTCCTTTCCTCCACCTCTCTCATGACATAGAGGCGGTCTCCCGGACGGACTTTCTCCGGCACGAGACAAGAGAACTTATCCCCCTTGAGTACCTTCTCGCGTGCCTTGTCGTCGATGCGCATATCATCCGATCCCAAGAATACTGCGCCCGTTGTAGGACCGCTCACCATGAGTTCTTCACCGGCATCGATATAGCCACTCTCAAGTTCGAACTCTGCCACACTGATGTTACTGAAAAACTTCACGACCTTACCCACATTGACCTTGACACGTGTGGCAGACGAACCATACTTGTGGGTCCATTCACCAAGTCTCTGGCCGAGGTAGTACCCATCCCAAAAGCCTCTGTTGAAGACCTTCATCAACCTCTGATCCCAGTCATCGATACGCTCCTGCGTATAGTCGTCATTGATGTACGCATCGATGGCTTCGTTG
This is a stretch of genomic DNA from Porphyromonas cangingivalis. It encodes these proteins:
- a CDS encoding DNA-processing protein DprA encodes the protein MEWSREQVALLTLSCVDGIGSIISQSLIEHFGSASAVVEASADELLEVPGMGRKLVSALHSPTAHRAAEEEMALIERMQGAVTPLFWGEAPYPKMLASCFDAPLVLYVRGTVPSAPMISVVGTRRMSPYAEDVLRTVFVEWAHLCPDLVIVSGLAYGVDCAAHKIALECGLRTVAVVAHGHHTLYPSAHTALAKEMCDKGGGIITEYTFNTKALKQRFVSRNRIVAGLSSGTLLVESPERGGALITANIAFDYCRSLYAVPGRYFDANSQGCNRMIELQKASILTSPSAMLEDLGLVSQPKQQSLPLEYDDESTEADNPVVRLLKSVDDISVEDLVHRTGEALSTVSALLFDLELDGLIRPLPGGRYAWIRK
- a CDS encoding acyl-CoA thioesterase, yielding MKKLPEKKYAYLIEMKVRDYECDLQGVVNNANYQRYMEHARHEFLETLGDNFSRMHDNGYDAMVARVEIDYKKSLRSGDHFFVGLNLHKQGPKLIFEQDVINCGTMEIAAKGKISVVVVKDGVLTRGEYLDEMIADYVTKA